The genomic DNA ACTAACTCCACCTAGATTTTATTGTACTTACTTTTAAGCGCCTCATTTGCTAGTTGATATTGTGTTGGCAAACACAGAATCAGTTATCTGGGTAATGTAAAAAGGGTTTTTCTTttacctccttttctttttattcaacaAGAAAATCGGATAGACAAAATCTATTATAAATGCTGGTACCATCTATCGCTTAGCACTACAGTGGCAATAGGTCTATATTTCTTCAAAGCTGAAGTTGGTCATTGCTATCCCATAATACTGTTTCCTAAACAGTGAGCAGGAGATCTGGGAAGGGACTCACGTGCTCCATTGACCTTGATGCCTCCTGAAAGTGTTTTAACCTTGGAGCAGCTGAACACATAGGAACAGAACTCTGCCACTTGTCCCATGAAGTCGGAGTCCAGGTCTTGATCCTGCAGCGATTCCAGCTGGCCAAGCTTCTTCCCATGTACTGGCCGCTCAAAGACAAAGCATTTCTTCTTTGGGAAGAATTTGCGGATACAGAGCCGAGGCAGAtcaaactctttttctttttcgcTGGTACCTAGATCAAGTGAAAAAGCAGGATTTTTAGCCAGGTAAgtgtatgttttaaaatttatttgtctgAGCTTTTGAAATCCTAGAacactggaagctgaggcaggaggattataagttgaggccagcctaggttacatagtgagaccttgaaAGCACAAACCAAAACTAACAAAAGGAGGTTTTGTGTTAAGTATCTTCATTCATCTAAAATGCTTTATAAAGCTCTGTTAGGCTTCACAGGAAAGGGGGCTTCATTCTAAGTTCAATCGACACACTAGCTGGACTGTGTATATAGACAATATGTAAACCCAGGTGTACATATTCCATTTCCAAAGATGCCTGACAGCTAGACAGCTGTGTGTGGGCCTACACTTTCCAAAAGTTCAGGCTAGGATATTGGTGACACTTGAACCCAGCTTCCTCAAATATATACATTGTGTactatattttgtgttttagaataaaaacaaatttgaagCAGGGAGGTCAAATTAATTACTATAAAGGGAAAGGTGAACtacaaataaaattgtttctagaacaaaaggaaaatgtttaattcaaTCTATTAAATCATGTGTTAAGCACTAACTCCCAGGAGTAAGTAGCTAGCCAGAAGAAATAGGAATACCAGGTGTAAGAAAATTGTAGACAGAAAAATTTGAATTCTCAGAGGTTTAATTGACATCCCCATTTAGCAGTTGTAGCTCTCTTACCCTGTATAAGCTTCAGGGAATTCTCTAGGTATTCATCTGCAGAGATGGATTCCCCATTTACTTTCAGCTCGAGAGAGAAGTCCCTCAAAGTCCACACAAAGTCCGGGAAGAAGCTCACAAACTCATCTGAGTCCTTCACCTCACCCTGCTTAGGTGAGGATCTTGATCTGATTCTGTCTGTCAGTTCTGTCACATAGCTGAGCAGATAATTAAGGAAAGCCCCAGAAACAACCATAACACCAACCAGAGTCACCATTCTGGATTAATTTTACATCTTACTGAGCCCTAGTCCCAAACCTCAATTTTTGTTGTTCCTAACCTTGGTATGAACATTGTAGCTACATACTTGTgagttatttttatgttttatgctGCATCTACTAAGATGCAGAGTCACATAGCTGGTTCATGAGGATAGGTCACCCCACTCGATCTGATTCTGTTCTGACCCTCAAAGGGGATACTGCAGCTGGTCCATGGCCTGCTGGTTGATGGCTCCCATGCTGTTGTACACAAAGGTGCTGCTTAGAAGTATAGCCAGGGCAAAGATCCAGCAGTCATTCTGATTGTCACCCTGGAAGTCAGAACACACATGGATCAGGAGTAGGTTTGGTTCTTATGTCACTTTCCGATCAGCAGTGACATACTGACTTCATTAGAGGGCACACTTGCCTAAAAAATAAGAGGAACCTTTATGTCCTATGCAAgatataaaaccaaacaaaagaaataggaaTACACCTACAAATGCCATCTACTGCACTCGGAGGGTGAATGCTCCTTAgatttgtggttttatttgtgatgATTCTCACTGGTGCTCTTTAGTCTGTTGTTAGTGTTTCAGTGCTGTAGACTACCACCCTGCTGTTCTATGATCCAGTCCTGTGACTAGTTTCCTTATTATTGTTGGCTAAACATGACTACATAGCatgtatgtaaaaatgaaaaggatGCTATGATGAAGttcaaatttttattgaaaaactaGATTTCCAGTGAGAAGACTTGTTGGAGAAAAATGCTGTCAGCCAAGTTCCAGCCTGAGTTCGATCCTCAGAATCTACACGATGGAAAGAAGACTGACACCCCATGTACCAGGACACATGAGGTGCCTACTCATGCTTGAGCAGGAAGACACACATTCTCctacatctctgtctctctgtctctgtctctctctgtctctctctgtctctctctgtctctctctgtctctctctctctcacacacacacaataaataatataaaaggtTTCAACAGTACAGAGAACAGTGCAACAGGGTAGAATACTCAGAGATGAGTGGATGAATTGCAAATAGTGCTCTCAGTCCTCACTTTCTCGACATCTCCTAGGCCCTCAGTGTCAAGCAGAACTAGGGTGTGGCCTGGCTTCTGGGGATGAGGGACACACCACATCCAGATCCCCTTGGTGTGAGACTGCACCGTGGAGCCCAGAGAGAAGCCTGAAAAGcatagaagagaaaagagggattAGATGTGTAGGAAGACAGGCTTCCTGAAATTGAAAATTGAATTAGCAGAATCCAACTGCGAGCATGGCTAAATGGATAAGTgtgcctgctgctcttgcagaggaccacagTTTGGTTCTCAGAGCCTACATAGCAGCCCACCTGTCTATGACTCTAGTTTCAGGAAACCTTAAGCCTCTATTTAGCATGCATGAATTCCAGGTATGTGTGTGGTACCCAAACAAAatactcatgcatataaaattaaaataaatctctatTGAAAATTAGCACAGTCAAGTCAGgagaattaaaagaaacaaaacctagTACTGATCTCACAATCAGAGACATAACAGAAATTCAGTTTTCACATATGCAGAATGCAAGTCACAAGGCCTCCAAACTTGCACCAGGGTTCCATAGAAAGTGTGTAACAGGGTCACTCTCTCATGTGCAGCTCTTGAGCTTGCTATGTGAGGCTGCGAGGGTAAAGCTGAAGTAAAAATGGAGACCCAGGAAGTTAGAGATGCCAAGACTGTGGGATGtccactgaggaaagtcagagtCAGCGAGTAGACCTGGCCCTAGAGAGAGCCCTTGTGTCCTGTAAATGCAGGACTCTAGAGCCAGGGCCTGTGGACTTATGTTGTCTAGAAATGGCCACAGCATCTCTTATATGATGCATATGTAGCTATAGGGTTTAGTGCTTGCCCTTCTGGGTTGAGTCTTGCTGTGGtgttttccctccttcctatcCCCCTGAACACTCTAAATGGGGATGgttattctgtgccattgtaaaCTACAggttgccttgagtctcagaagagctGGTGGACTTTTATACACCATTAGAACTCTATGACTGTGGGGACTTTTATAGTTGGTCCAGGTGTATTTAGGGGTCAGGGAGAATAATATGGTTAGAATGGAAATGTTCATCACAGGcccacatatttgaatacttggttcctagTTGCTGACACTATGCTGGAAGATGTGGAACCCAGGAGGTAGGACCAGACTGGCAGAGGGCATGCCTTTGGAGATTATTGCTGGCCTTGCTTATGgcactctgctctctgcttcctgatcagCCATGATATGAACAAGACACAAGCTCCTACCATTACATATACAGCCACATAATCCTGTCTCCTCTGCCATAGTGGACTGATATCCCTTGAACTGTGAGCAATGCAAACCCTTCTTCCTGACATTGTTTCATCCAGCATTTTATTAGTGATGAGATGAAAACAACCTAGAGAACCTGAAAAGCTAGACTCAGACTGGAGTCTCTATAACTATCTTCATGTCAGCATCATTCAGAGTACTCAGCTGTTTTGTCTACAGGTGAGTGGATAAGGTGATTTTTGAAACACTTTTCTCACAGTGACAAAGCTTGAAAGTGTAATGTTAAACGAAAGAACCAATCACAAAACCCCATATTTTTATGAGTCTACTTACAGGACATTACTAGGACAACCAAATCCATAGATATAGCATGTAGAATAGAGGGACAGGTGGCAATGAGCTAGTTCTAGAGATCAAtggtggaaatacatagatgCACAACTTTGTTTAATGCCACAGAAATGGatacttaaaaattataaagataCATGttatataacttaaaataataaaaagtcaatACATATTATATAGATAGCCTTTTAACCAGATAGATCATTGGAAACTTGCTATTATTACATGACAGTTTTAGCAATACCTTAAAGTTTATtaacatataaattaaattatctttattaCTGCCTTTCTCCATCTCTGAAAGGATCTAGTTGTGCTTTTAGAAGGGAAACTAGGAgttagatgtggtggtgcattcctgtaatcagctctcaggaggccaaggcaagaagatcatgagttcagggtcagcctggactacatgctGAGCTAAAGGCCTGGTTGTGCTACACAGCATGAagttgtctcaaaaataaaagcaaacagacaaagtaacaacagcaaaaatgatCCCAACATCTAACTTGGACAGGAAGGTTAACATTTTCACATTCtcaagcaggaagcagacagtgtGAGTACACCCTTGTGAAGCTGAACAGCTGTGTTGGGGGCACTCACCTGTTTGCTTCCCAGCCAGCTTGTTCATCAGATAGGACTTGCCTGTGCGGTAGAGACCCACAatggccaccaccaccacaggctgTGTGATGTCAGACAGGATCCCCAGAGCCTCCTGGTTGGCTATCAGTTGACCTTTCACATTCTTGATGAGGCACATGGGGCCTGGCATGTGGACCTCTGCAGCCATTGTGTAGACTTGCTCCCTGTGTTAGGGGGAAAGATAAGATTATTTAGAATATTATTCTTTCTCTCAGAAGGTAGAGTAATGAaacttgcaaacacacacacacacacacacacacacacacacacacacacacacacacacacacacacagcattgttGGCTGCATCAGAAACTTAGTTGAAAGAAATCTATAAAATTTTGGAATCATATAACCTGTCAttgaaaaatttaattaataatgtgACAGTGGCAACATTCTACTCCTTACAACACAAATATTCTGTGTAATTTTGCAACAaaattttccttatttccttATTAACTGTTTTGTACTAGACatcaatggaaaataaaatcagatttagagaaaatatttatatcgCAGCTTATAGAATTGTTCAAATATTAATTAATTCACTAGTTTACCATTGTAATAAATAAAGATGCAAGGAGTTAGTGCTTCATTGTTTGTTTCATGACCTTACAATTATTTCtagatataataaaatatattccttttatgAATCTGAATAGTTAAACCCATGTTGTGGCCAGAATTTCTAGAGATTATAAAATGTATCCACTCTATCTATCCTAGTAGTTATTCTCGTGTGGCAAATAGTCTGTATCTATAGAATTAATCACATTGTCATTACAACAAGAGAaccaaaataatgtgttttttacAAACTTTGTGAAAGTATTTGACAGTGTCCCATCCAAAGTAATGGCTGCACAAGAGAAGTGCCTTGAAAATTAAGCTTCATTAACTGTGAATGAGCAATGAATAAAAACTGGGTTTAGTCTTACATCAAATGAGACCAAACCCAAATATGTAAATACTGGATGTTGCACAAAACAACAGTGatataaatagaaagaaattggGGAGTTGTTGGTTTGATTAATGACTTCTGCTATTCTTCTATATACTTTTCATCTGGTAGAAAAATATTGGAtgcaaagaggaggaagagaaacactGGGAGTCACAGGCTAGGACCTTACCAGGCAGAACAAAgctgtcaaagaaaatgtgatgagTGAGAATGATTTCTGGACTGGGGTTCTGGTCTCCAGAGGACAGGAAAAATTGCCTGAGGTCCTGGAGTTGAAGACAAGGTTATCAGACTTTGTCCTCAGACTTAGTTTGCCCAGGGAACTTCTAAGAAAGTCCTTAACTACAGTATAGGATCTGTTCCTTCAGGGGAGAGTTAAAGAGTTCAAGGAAATGAGAAACGAGCCAATCTTATGAAGAAATGAGCTGTCAAGGAGGAAATTCACTTGGAATCCAAGATCAGATGTATGATAGTGACTGCTCATCCTTCATCTTTCACTCTGAGTTTCAGCTGTGAACTGAGGTTCCCAGAAAACAGCCATAGTTGTGTCAATGAACCTCCAAGGCTGACTGGTCAATTAGAATTTGTGTGATTGTGGAGATCTGGAATGTTACAATGCCTGGAGCAAGAATTATCTGAGTTATGTTTAGCTGCCTTCATGTCCATTTCTTGTATTAGAAGACCTGTAGCAAAATACCCCATATTGCCATAATCTGCCTGTCTCAAGCtgccaccaatgtattttaaaagtaccTTGAtctttgcttagattgttagttggtgtcatcttttagatctccagacatttccctagtgcctgattttaaacctaaaatgactccctctattattgtatgttttatcttgttttcttctattctttcctggactcaaactttctgctccctcatgtccacctcatccctctccttctccccttctcaaggcttcaccctccctgagttgcaaaagggtatgtgataggtagggttttagttggggggtggtctggaggaggggatggagagggaactgggattgacatgtaaaaccatattgtttccaattcaaatacaaaaatggaaaaaaagtacCTTGATCTAATTCTTTAATCTGTTGCTACAGAAACTTCAAGAAACTTGCCAAGGTGGAACATGCTGTGTGTGGTAAGCTGAGCTTGTGTTCTGGGGCCACCAGTCACTCATATTCAGCTATAGAATAGACCACATCTCTTACTCACTTGTGTTCCTAAGGCAACACAGCATTTCCTCTCTTTATCTTTCACCAAGGTGATTGCTCTTCCCCTGCCTCATTCTGTTTCCCCTCTAGAAAATCAGGTGCAGGCAGACCTTTCAGTAGCAGTTCTGCTCCATCACTGACCATAGTCATTTAACTGTGTCCTTGTCAGCACAGACAATGTGAACACATGAGGAAGGCGATCCCAGTGCATATCCAGCCCTGTTTCAGTCTCCTTGTCACATGTCTCCTTGTCCCTAACTCAAAATTAGTATAGTGGTGGCACTTAGAGACTGGCTGATAATACCACCCAGAGCTCATCAGCTGCTatgccccactgctgctcaggATCAGCcttttctattcataatagctctAAAAATGAATTAACCCTCAAAAATTCCATCTCATTCCTACCCAGGCTTATGGCCACATGTTCCCCAGCAGAATTCCCCACACCCAGCAAGGATAAGTGTCCCTTCTTACCTGCTCTTGCTGCTCAGTCCAGGTGCATGggttttgccttttttatttcctcctgcAACCACGTGAGGCTTTCTGAATTTCATCAAGTGAGCAAATGATGAAAATCCCTGTAACCTTTGCAGTAGGGTGAAGAACAAAGAAACTGAAACTATGTGACCATAGCAGTGAATCAACAAGTTCAGGGAGCTGTGTCAGGGGAGGGTTTGTCAGGACTTCCCAACCAGAATATTCAATATTTGGTTCAAAGAGATCTTTAGCCACATGTTATTCAAAATCATGCTACAAGCAGGAGTCCAAGAAACAAtgcagaggctggatagcccagtgATCCAGGATAGCACCAAACACAActgaaaaaaagcaagcaaataaacaaaaaacacaaaagcatttCCTTGTCATGTGGAATAATTTTCAGTTTGTGTGCTGCTTGGAGCAGCATAAATGaggaggatatatatatatatatatatatatatatatatatatatatatatatatatatatatatataatctttataGACTTATTTGTGAAAATTGCCAGCAAACAATGGAATTCCTTATTCTTTTACAGGTGCATTAATTGAGGGGACATAGTGTCTTCTAACCTGCTGACACCCACTTTCTGGTTGCTAAGCTCAGTGCCTTTTTTACATAGGAGTCCCAGTTCAATGTTGTTGTATTTTCTGTGGTCGCATATGTTAATGTCATAACAGACTTTGCCATGTGAGTTCATAGAAAAAAAGGCAGAGGAAGACTTTACCAGGCATCAAGTTATAACATCTAAGGAATCCTGATGAAAGCACTCTTGACTCCTAAGCTGTGTCTTGAACCACCTTACCATGCCGCCTGTCTGTGTCCTGAGTGAATAGCTATGACACCCTCATGGATAGACTAATTTCTAATAGAGTCTTCTGTTCCATCCTGAAGTCAGCCCTTTCTGACTACAACCATAATGAGAGGGTGCTGTCTCTAATGTGGTGGAATTGTAACTCCCAAACTGGCCTCAGTGAGCTGATATTGATTTTGTttatgttctgacaaataaagcttgcttggagtcagaagGCAGTGGTAGCTACTAGTTACCCCTAGAAGTCTAGCAGTCtgtacagagaggaaacaggaaatgatgaggtagggtggagacaggatcctGACCCTATTTGACTGGagtaatgaaagaaaggaagtgacTGTAACTGCTCTActgcttctctggtctttcacGTTTTACCCTGATACCCGACTCCTGGGTTTTACTGATGATATTAATTATGTttacacttcatgtgacatccaTCTTTTGGAGCAAAACTCACCAGATAGCCACATGCTCATAGCTTTGTAGCCACCAGCGGCTGCCAGCACATGCTAGAAGTGTACCCTGCAGAGTCACCACACCATCCTCtaggttttctctttcttcccaaaGCTCTAGGAGCAAGCAAGTGTAGGATTTTCCTGTTGTATCTTTTCTTCAGCAAATGCCAGAATCCTCAAATGCCCTGGTCTCTTAGGTGGCAAACACTGCTGGAATTAGCCCCTCACCACCTGGAAGTTCTGTGCTTTCTGTGCTTTCACTTCCCTCTGGTCACATGTGCTGTTTACACATGTTCCCCCATGGAGATGAGTGACTCTTTGTTTCCTTCACACTCATAGATGGTGGGTTTTTCCTGAACCCCCTTGTCAGGCTGCTGATGTGATCAGCAGCATCTGTCCTCAGGCAGGCTGTGCACTGCCTGTGTTATCTGCTTAAACATGGACAATGAGGCAGCAGTTAGTCTCACACTTCACCATCATCATCAGATTTGGTGAGACAACTGGCAATTCTTAAAGAGAGGAattagatttaaaacaaaaaaggaaattttttCTCATGTTAAAACAATGGGAAACAATATTATGACGGAGTTAGACTTCCATATAATAACACACTAGACGGTTTGAAAATAGAACAATTAAATTAAGGGATAAGTAGCTTAGCTGGGATTTACATAATATCAATTACAATTATTATCAGTTTGAATTCTTGTTTTTTCCCTACAATAGTTGGTTGATATCATTGTCAAATATGAAAAAAACTGACTGCTAAGATATAATCCTTAGAAAAACTAAGATACAGGCCTTAGAAAAGGTTACTACTGATAATATGTATTCCTTACAaccaagtaaaaatgaaaataatgcaaTTTAACTGGTAGGTTACAAGCCTTagaaaaacatattaaaacaGGTAATACATATATTCAGACACAGACTgaggaatttaaaggagaaccaaCCTCAAGAGTACATTATAAAATTGTAGAGGAACAGCCATGGTTATCAAATAACCAAACTTAATTTCTCCAGTCACACTAAGACAATAGCTGCCAAATAACAGATATCCCCAATACTATGTAAGAGCTCACTGGGTTTCTGTGGAAATATTAGATTTGAAGGGATTTAAGAAAGCCATAGAATCATGTGGTTTGCATTCCCCTTTTGTGAAACAAATGTTAAATTTGTGGTCAACTAGTAACAGAATCTTCCCACAAGACTGGAAAGTCTTGTTTACAGCAGTGTTAGAACCTGGTCTTCAATTGCAGTGGAGAACCTGGTGGAACAATGATGGTAGGACCGCTGAACAACAAAGTAGATCTAGATGTATTGAAATCTCCCAAGACCAACTTCTCAAGAATATGATTGTGCTGATGTACAAAGACAGTCTCTATATAATGACCACACCCTGTCTCTATGCTGTACTTGGGATAGAACTAAAGAAGTTGAAAAGAGAACTAAGTCATTTACTGaagttatacagggcccaaaAGAAATCTTCACTGACTTTTTTGCAAAGATTGAGTTCAGTTGAAAATGGAATGCTCCAAATACAGAatctagacaaataataattgaatttttgacttttgaaaatgcaaattcaCACTGCAAAAGGGCTATTGTGCCTTTAAAGGCA from Cricetulus griseus strain 17A/GY chromosome 1 unlocalized genomic scaffold, alternate assembly CriGri-PICRH-1.0 chr1_0, whole genome shotgun sequence includes the following:
- the LOC100762574 gene encoding guanylate-binding protein 1, giving the protein MKFRKPHVVAGGNKKGKTHAPGLSSKSREQVYTMAAEVHMPGPMCLIKNVKGQLIANQEALGILSDITQPVVVVAIVGLYRTGKSYLMNKLAGKQTGFSLGSTVQSHTKGIWMWCVPHPQKPGHTLVLLDTEGLGDVEKGDNQNDCWIFALAILLSSTFVYNSMGAINQQAMDQLHYVTELTDRIRSRSSPKQGEVKDSDEFVSFFPDFVWTLRDFSLELKVNGESISADEYLENSLKLIQGTSEKEKEFDLPRLCIRKFFPKKKCFVFERPVHGKKLGQLESLQDQDLDSDFMGQVAEFCSYVFSCSKVKTLSGGIKVNGARLKSLVVTYVNTICSGSLPCIENAVLALSQTENASAVQKAVANYDQQMTQKLQLPTESLQEMMNVHRASEKEAIKIFMKNSFKDINQVFLTELATKLERKQGEFYKKNLQASFDRCSALLQDIFGPLEEEVKKGVYYKQGGYCLLNQKIQILKKKYYEEPRKGLQAEEALQKFLQSKEDMIDSVLQTDKTLTEKEKEIEVKRVKAETASKIREEMQKKNDQLMKEKEKSYEERMKKLTEKMEKEQAQMRAEQQRIMEHKLQEQAQLLNKTFQLERTILENEIRHLNEKEASRRCVIS